A single genomic interval of Lentimicrobium saccharophilum harbors:
- a CDS encoding queuosine precursor transporter, with amino-acid sequence MTDAEQSGKVHFRYFDVIMALFVAILLISNLASTKITSLWLFTFDGGTILFPLSYIFGDILTEVYGYQRSRKVIWTGFGAALLMSLVLWIVQELPPAADWPNQQAYETLLGFVPRIVLASLVAYFAGAFSNAYLMSKLKIRTKGKYLWVRTIGSTLLGEGIDTAIFCLIAFYGTMPDSLLISIIISNYIFKSGVEIVFTPLTYRIVAFLKKREQVDVFDTGISYNPFRYFVKE; translated from the coding sequence ATGACAGACGCAGAACAGTCCGGCAAGGTTCATTTCAGGTATTTTGATGTGATTATGGCGCTTTTTGTAGCCATCCTGCTGATTTCCAACCTAGCCTCCACAAAAATCACCTCCCTCTGGCTTTTTACGTTCGACGGCGGAACCATCCTCTTCCCCCTCAGTTACATATTCGGGGATATCCTTACGGAAGTTTACGGTTATCAGCGTTCACGCAAAGTCATCTGGACCGGTTTCGGGGCAGCCTTGCTGATGTCGCTGGTGTTGTGGATAGTGCAGGAGTTGCCTCCGGCCGCCGACTGGCCCAATCAGCAGGCCTATGAAACATTGCTGGGTTTTGTCCCGCGCATTGTACTGGCAAGCCTGGTGGCTTACTTTGCCGGCGCCTTTTCGAATGCCTACCTGATGTCGAAACTGAAAATCAGAACAAAAGGGAAGTACCTGTGGGTGCGCACCATAGGCTCTACCCTGCTGGGTGAAGGCATTGACACCGCCATCTTCTGCCTGATCGCGTTTTACGGCACCATGCCCGACAGTTTGCTGATCTCAATTATTATTTCCAACTACATCTTTAAATCAGGGGTTGAAATTGTGTTCACCCCCCTTACCTACCGCATCGTTGCATTTTTGAAAAAGCGCGAACAGGTGGATGTATTCGACACCGGCATCAGCTACAATCCTTTCCGTTATTTTGTAAAAGAATAA
- the folB gene encoding dihydroneopterin aldolase, producing MISIEGMEFFSYHGHFKEEQVIGTRFMVDLFIQVDTGRAERSDSLHDTVNYLSVYQTVKQEMEQKSHLLEHVAHRILKAVHARFPDVTDAEVKISKLNPPLGGKIDRVCVTLSSDDIYE from the coding sequence ATGATTTCAATAGAGGGTATGGAGTTTTTCTCATACCATGGGCATTTTAAGGAAGAGCAGGTCATCGGCACCCGGTTTATGGTTGACCTGTTTATTCAGGTTGATACCGGCCGTGCCGAGCGCAGCGACAGCCTGCACGATACGGTTAACTATCTGTCCGTTTACCAGACCGTTAAACAGGAAATGGAACAGAAATCGCACCTGCTGGAGCATGTTGCCCACCGCATTCTGAAAGCGGTGCATGCCCGTTTCCCGGATGTGACTGACGCCGAGGTAAAGATTTCCAAGCTGAACCCTCCGCTGGGTGGCAAAATTGACCGGGTTTGCGTAACCCTGAGCAGCGATGACATTTATGAATGA
- a CDS encoding cysteine-rich CWC family protein has product MNEKSATLKTCPRCGKTFECLHAPGCWCFDYSISPENLEKLKLEYNNCLCPDCLPAYGKKKDKEIKVPTD; this is encoded by the coding sequence ATGAATGAAAAGTCAGCCACCCTGAAAACCTGTCCACGTTGCGGCAAAACCTTTGAGTGCCTCCATGCCCCGGGGTGTTGGTGTTTCGATTACAGCATCAGCCCTGAAAACCTTGAAAAATTAAAACTTGAATACAATAATTGCCTCTGTCCCGATTGCCTGCCAGCATACGGGAAAAAGAAGGACAAAGAGATAAAAGTCCCAACTGATTGA
- a CDS encoding GNAT family N-acetyltransferase, translating into MASENYRRMMQLIDQVFAVKNDPEQLDVDEQVMQHLLRLHPATFAEHSDENGPMAWVLVIPTTLALMQRFIRSEINEKQLVDLTPAGEPLEALYLCSATVLEEYRRQGLTRRLALESIEKIRQQHPLKALFVWPFSDEGDAAAAAIAAEAGLPLYKREKKKSG; encoded by the coding sequence ATGGCTTCAGAGAATTACCGGAGAATGATGCAGCTGATTGATCAGGTTTTTGCCGTGAAGAACGACCCTGAACAGCTGGACGTTGATGAGCAGGTCATGCAGCATCTCCTGCGTTTGCATCCGGCCACATTTGCGGAGCATTCCGACGAAAACGGACCGATGGCCTGGGTGCTGGTCATCCCTACCACGCTTGCGCTGATGCAGCGGTTTATCCGTTCGGAAATCAACGAAAAGCAGCTGGTTGACCTTACCCCTGCAGGCGAACCGCTGGAAGCCCTCTACCTTTGCTCGGCAACGGTACTTGAGGAATACCGCCGGCAGGGACTTACCCGCCGGCTTGCGCTGGAATCCATTGAAAAGATCAGGCAGCAGCACCCGCTGAAAGCGTTGTTTGTGTGGCCGTTCAGCGATGAAGGGGATGCCGCCGCCGCAGCCATTGCAGCGGAGGCCGGGCTGCCGCTGTACAAACGCGAAAAAAAGAAATCAGGATAA
- a CDS encoding manganese efflux pump MntP has product MPYFCTHMELLTLFLLALSLSFDSFAVSVSSGLLLPGIRFPKAVIIALSLAFFQAFMPLLGWTAGTGIRNYLADYDHWIAFGLLSLLGIKMITESLKADEERNGFNPLKPAVLLTMSLATSIDAFVVGISFALIETPDTPFWLAILIPVLMIGSVTFIMSMLGILFGKKAGSRLGKRMEMLGGLILIGIGVKILVEHLNFL; this is encoded by the coding sequence TTGCCCTACTTTTGCACGCATATGGAGTTGCTGACGCTATTTCTGCTGGCCTTAAGCCTTTCGTTTGATTCGTTTGCCGTATCGGTAAGCAGCGGACTGTTGCTGCCCGGTATCCGGTTTCCGAAAGCGGTCATCATTGCCCTCAGCCTGGCTTTTTTTCAGGCTTTTATGCCGCTGCTCGGCTGGACCGCCGGCACAGGCATCCGCAACTACCTGGCCGACTACGACCATTGGATTGCCTTCGGGCTTTTATCACTCCTGGGTATTAAAATGATCACGGAAAGCCTGAAAGCGGATGAAGAAAGGAACGGGTTCAATCCATTAAAACCGGCAGTGCTGCTGACCATGTCGCTGGCAACCAGCATCGATGCCTTTGTAGTAGGAATCAGTTTTGCCCTTATCGAAACACCGGACACCCCTTTCTGGCTGGCGATACTTATTCCGGTGCTGATGATAGGAAGCGTCACCTTCATCATGTCGATGCTGGGCATTCTTTTCGGAAAAAAAGCAGGAAGCAGACTCGGTAAACGAATGGAGATGCTTGGCGGACTGATCCTGATCGGAATTGGTGTTAAAATTCTTGTTGAGCATTTAAATTTTCTATAG